The region CGGTGCCCACGCCCGCCGGGGACGTGCTGTATCGCCGGGCCCGGCACCTGTTGATGGAGGCGGAAAGCCTGGAAACGGCGGCAACTCAGCTGTCCGCCAAGGTGGAGCCGCTGGTCAGCCTGGCGGGGGACATCATTGTGCCCCCCGAGCAGGTGTTGGGCTGCATTGCCATGTTCTCCCGGGAGTTTCCGGACACCCGGGTGGAACTGTATGAGTCAGTGATGAGCGGCACCGAGGATATGCTGATCCAGCACCATGTGGACCTGGCGATCGCCGGACGGGTGCCGGCGGGTTTTAACGGAGAGTATCTGATGTCCGTGACCTTCCGGGGTGTGACCAGCCCGGATCATCCGCTGCAGCATCTGGGAAGGCCGGTGAGCTATGACGACCTGCGTCACTACCGGCAGTCGATTGTCCGGGATTCCGGTATTCACCGGCGTTACAGCGAGGGTTGGCAGGAGGCGGAGCAGCGCCTGACGGTGAGCCATATCCGCACGTCGCTGCATGCGATTCGCCTGGGGTTGAGTTATGCCTGGTTGCCCGAAGCTTATCTGAAGGATGACCTGGAGGCCGGGACACTGAAGCTGATTCCGATGGAGACCGAAAGCGAGCGGGTCCACGCGCTCTATCTGATATTTGCCGACCGGGAGTTGGCGGGGCCTGCAACCCGGCATCTGGCGGAGGTGTTGAAGCGGCAGTTGCCCAACGTAAAGCTACCCCGGCAATCCGCCCTTGGTCAGCTTGGCCGGATCCAATAACTTCTCCAGCTCCTCCCGACTCAGATTCGTTTCCGCCTCCGCCACGTCAATGATGGGCCGCCCTTCGGCGTAAGCCTTTTTCGCGATGGCCGCCGCCTTGTTGTACCCGATGATGGGATTGAGCGCGGTCACCAGGATAGGGTTGCGGGCCAGGGCGTGTTGAAGGTTGTCCTCGCGCACGGTGAAGCTGGCGATGGCGCGCTCGGCGAGTACCTCGCAGCTGTTGCCCATCAGTTTGATGCTGGAGAGCAGGTTGTGGGCCACCAGTGGCAGCATGACGTTGAGTTCGAAATTGCCCGACTGGCCCGCGACGGTGATGGCGGTATCATTGCCCATGACCTGGGCGCAGGCCATGGCCACGGCTTCGGGAATCACCGGGTTGACCTTGCCCGGCATGATCGACGAGCCGGGTTGCAGCGCTTCAAGCTCGATCTCGCCCAGTCCGGCCAGGGGGCCGGAATTCATCCAGCGCAGGTCATTGGCGATTTTCATCAGGCTGACCGCCAGCGTCTTGAGTTGCCCGGAGGCGGCGACCGCCACATCCTGGCTGCTTTGCAGGGCGAAGAAATTCTCCCCCGGGGCGCAGACCAGACCGATGTTCTCGCTCAGTTGA is a window of Marinimicrobium sp. C6131 DNA encoding:
- a CDS encoding LysR family transcriptional regulator, encoding MEPKVSLDQWRAFMAVIDAGGYAKAAEALGKSQSAVSYAISQLETALGVAVFELQGRRAVPTPAGDVLYRRARHLLMEAESLETAATQLSAKVEPLVSLAGDIIVPPEQVLGCIAMFSREFPDTRVELYESVMSGTEDMLIQHHVDLAIAGRVPAGFNGEYLMSVTFRGVTSPDHPLQHLGRPVSYDDLRHYRQSIVRDSGIHRRYSEGWQEAEQRLTVSHIRTSLHAIRLGLSYAWLPEAYLKDDLEAGTLKLIPMETESERVHALYLIFADRELAGPATRHLAEVLKRQLPNVKLPRQSALGQLGRIQ